A region from the Adhaeribacter swui genome encodes:
- a CDS encoding BCCT family transporter, with protein MSKLRSNTYKSLGLEVNGPVFWSSIVFLVISISLVLIFQQSAEAIFSKVQAAITTNMGWLFIISVNIFVAFCLFVAFSRFGSIRLGGKAAKPEFTTSAWFAMLFSAGMGIGLLFWSIAEPINHFLTPPLEEPGTPAAARQAMNFTFLHWGMHAWAIYALVGLALAYFTYNRQLPLTVRSAFYPFLGERIHGVVGHIIDILAVIATLFGLATSLGFGVQQIAAGLNHVFPAILNNITTQIVLIIIITGIATVSVVTGVDKGVRILSEWNIRIALFVLVAVVLLGPTVFILGSYVQNTGSYIGNFMQLSFWNEAYSNKNWQGTWTVFYWAWWISWAPFVGIFIARVSKGRTIKEFILGVLIAPSLLCFLWMTAFGSTALRETLAGNTAIADAVAADISTALFIFFEQLPFSTFLSVVGVLLVTGFFVTSSDSGSLVVVSLTSGGNPNPSVGLRVFWALAGGAVAAVLLLGGGLQALQTAVIITGLPFAIILLLMCYSLYRGLNEEAEEEAKLGQAQERKAYQQLVAEMLTKRAQKQDSGVSEAKKNTITPQTSMPYDHD; from the coding sequence ATGAGTAAACTAAGAAGTAACACATACAAGTCTTTAGGACTGGAGGTAAACGGGCCGGTATTCTGGTCCTCTATTGTTTTTCTGGTAATCAGCATAAGCTTGGTGCTTATTTTTCAGCAGAGTGCTGAGGCTATTTTCAGCAAGGTGCAAGCGGCTATTACGACTAACATGGGTTGGCTTTTTATCATTAGTGTGAATATTTTCGTAGCCTTTTGCCTGTTTGTGGCTTTCAGCCGATTTGGTTCCATCAGGTTAGGCGGTAAAGCTGCAAAACCGGAGTTCACCACCTCGGCCTGGTTTGCGATGCTCTTTAGCGCCGGCATGGGTATAGGTTTGCTTTTCTGGAGCATCGCCGAGCCAATTAACCATTTCCTGACCCCGCCGCTTGAGGAGCCGGGCACCCCCGCTGCCGCCCGGCAAGCGATGAATTTTACTTTTCTGCATTGGGGAATGCACGCTTGGGCAATTTATGCTCTGGTGGGGCTCGCGCTGGCCTATTTTACCTATAACCGGCAGCTACCGCTAACGGTGCGTTCTGCCTTCTATCCATTTTTAGGCGAGCGGATTCATGGCGTTGTAGGACACATCATTGATATTCTGGCCGTAATCGCTACGCTTTTTGGTCTGGCTACCTCCCTCGGTTTTGGAGTACAGCAAATAGCGGCTGGCCTGAATCATGTTTTTCCTGCCATTCTAAATAATATTACCACCCAGATAGTACTTATTATTATTATCACTGGTATTGCCACTGTCTCTGTCGTAACCGGGGTAGATAAGGGGGTCCGTATTCTGAGCGAATGGAATATTCGCATTGCCTTGTTTGTTCTGGTGGCTGTAGTACTGTTGGGGCCAACGGTTTTTATTTTGGGTTCCTACGTGCAGAACACCGGCTCTTACATCGGCAACTTTATGCAATTATCGTTCTGGAATGAAGCGTACTCCAATAAAAATTGGCAGGGTACCTGGACAGTTTTCTACTGGGCCTGGTGGATCTCCTGGGCGCCGTTTGTGGGTATATTTATTGCCCGAGTATCTAAAGGCCGCACTATCAAAGAATTTATTCTTGGCGTGCTCATTGCTCCTTCCCTTCTTTGTTTCTTATGGATGACTGCTTTCGGAAGTACGGCCCTGCGCGAAACTCTAGCAGGCAACACGGCTATTGCTGATGCGGTGGCAGCGGATATTTCTACGGCCCTGTTTATATTCTTTGAACAGTTGCCTTTCTCTACCTTTCTATCCGTAGTTGGCGTGCTGCTGGTAACGGGCTTTTTTGTGACTTCCTCTGACTCTGGCTCGTTGGTAGTGGTAAGCCTTACTTCGGGTGGTAACCCTAATCCGTCGGTAGGCTTACGTGTTTTCTGGGCGCTGGCCGGTGGGGCGGTGGCTGCCGTACTCTTGCTTGGCGGTGGCTTACAAGCCTTGCAAACGGCAGTTATTATTACGGGTCTACCTTTTGCCATTATACTTTTGCTGATGTGTTACAGCCTGTACCGTGGGCTGAACGAGGAAGCCGAAGAAGAAGCAAAACTGGGCCAGGCACAAGAGCGTAAAGCTTATCAGCAGCTAGTAGCCGAAATGCTGACCAAACGTGCTCAGAAACAGGATTCCGGCGTGTCTGAAGCCAAGAAAAATACTATCACTCCCCAAACCTCGATGCCTTATGATCACGATTGA
- a CDS encoding TrkH family potassium uptake protein: MRTSFRNRIQVFITENRLKLLGFTNHALFYLSLMGLVVFIYDTGFIHQANTKAQLSSFYSFYTFTIFLILTWRIPLMDKLSIRRGWFWLEYLLILVLILGLILQLFSHHLPAGSNLMIRYFKNNFFTFVVISYIFLMEVSRRTLTLYQVRFNPALLFIASFILLIFIGAGLLMLPRATFAGIGFIDALFTAASAVCVTGLIVVDTATYFTPFGKLIIIILIQLGGLGVMTFTSFLGLLLQRRSSFQNQLFFQDLVNEESIGQTMHAIANIIKITLLIEFIGAVLIFSSIDSLAIKDLGDRIAFACFHSISAFCNAGFSTLTDGLYDNRFRFAYGLQSVIMILIVLGGIGFPVIWNMYRYGRQSFVGWYRKILHQQPYKHSSHIISVHTKIVLVTTAWLIVGGTVLFCATEYTNTLAEHTGVGKLFASLFGSITPRTAGFNTVNMTQLRVTTILVYLLLMWIGASPASTGGGIKTTTLAVAILNTISIAKGNVRLELYRREIKSKSVRQAFAVMLLSFLIIGLATFLILVFDPALVPVEVAFEAFSAYSTVGLSIGVTAKLSTVSKFIVILTMLLGRVGTFTLIASMLTPHKSLNYQYPAESIIIT; this comes from the coding sequence ATGCGAACATCATTCCGAAATAGAATACAGGTATTTATCACGGAAAACCGGCTAAAACTACTTGGCTTTACCAATCATGCCTTGTTCTATTTAAGTTTAATGGGGTTAGTTGTTTTTATATACGATACCGGTTTTATCCACCAAGCGAACACCAAGGCCCAGCTAAGTTCTTTTTATAGCTTTTATACTTTCACCATCTTTCTTATTCTAACCTGGCGCATCCCATTGATGGATAAGCTTAGTATCCGGCGCGGCTGGTTTTGGTTAGAATACCTGCTTATTCTAGTGCTGATCCTGGGTTTAATACTGCAGTTGTTTTCCCATCATTTACCAGCGGGTAGCAACTTGATGATCCGCTATTTTAAGAACAACTTCTTTACTTTCGTGGTTATCTCCTACATCTTCTTAATGGAGGTGTCCCGCCGGACCTTGACTTTGTACCAGGTGCGTTTTAATCCGGCTTTGCTTTTTATCGCTAGTTTTATTCTTCTCATATTCATTGGAGCTGGCTTGTTAATGCTGCCCCGTGCCACCTTTGCCGGGATAGGCTTTATAGACGCTTTATTTACGGCCGCTAGCGCCGTTTGCGTTACCGGATTAATCGTGGTAGATACAGCTACTTATTTTACTCCTTTTGGGAAACTTATTATTATCATCCTAATTCAATTGGGTGGATTAGGCGTGATGACTTTTACCAGCTTTTTGGGGTTGCTCCTGCAGCGCAGATCTTCCTTTCAGAACCAGCTCTTTTTCCAAGATCTGGTAAACGAAGAGAGCATAGGCCAAACCATGCATGCCATTGCCAATATTATTAAGATTACGCTTTTAATTGAGTTCATCGGAGCAGTGCTCATTTTTAGTAGTATTGATTCTCTCGCCATAAAAGATTTAGGCGACCGGATTGCTTTTGCCTGTTTTCACTCCATATCTGCTTTTTGTAACGCGGGTTTTTCTACCCTCACGGATGGGCTCTATGATAATCGTTTCCGGTTTGCCTACGGATTACAATCCGTTATTATGATTTTGATTGTACTAGGAGGGATTGGCTTTCCAGTTATTTGGAATATGTACCGTTACGGCCGACAAAGCTTTGTCGGCTGGTACCGGAAAATATTGCACCAGCAGCCTTACAAACATTCTTCGCACATTATAAGTGTTCACACCAAGATTGTTTTGGTTACTACGGCCTGGCTCATTGTTGGGGGCACGGTTCTTTTCTGCGCTACCGAGTATACCAATACGCTGGCAGAACATACCGGAGTAGGCAAACTCTTTGCTTCGTTATTTGGATCCATTACTCCCCGAACGGCTGGTTTCAATACCGTAAATATGACCCAGCTGCGAGTAACTACTATTTTAGTTTATTTGTTATTGATGTGGATTGGTGCTTCCCCCGCTTCAACTGGTGGGGGCATTAAAACGACTACCTTGGCGGTTGCTATCTTAAACACCATAAGCATCGCTAAAGGCAATGTCCGCCTAGAGCTATACCGGCGGGAAATTAAAAGCAAATCCGTGCGACAAGCTTTTGCCGTCATGCTGCTTTCGTTTTTGATTATTGGATTAGCTACGTTTCTCATTCTGGTTTTTGACCCGGCACTGGTACCGGTAGAAGTAGCCTTTGAAGCTTTTTCGGCGTATAGTACGGTGGGATTGAGTATCGGTGTTACCGCTAAACTGAGTACAGTAAGTAAGTTTATTGTGATTTTGACGATGTTATTAGGCCGGGTGGGTACTTTTACCTTAATTGCTAGTATGCTCACGCCGCATAAATCACTCAACTACCAGTATCCCGCCGAAAGCATTATTATAACATAA
- a CDS encoding potassium channel family protein has product MRFIVIGLGYFGSSLSVKLTEMGHEVIGVDHDMAKVNLHKNHITHTVCLDAKDMEALKTLPLNDTDIVIVGIGEDFGGSVMAVANLKQLKVNKLISRSISPLHQTVLEAIGVDRIIRPEQEYADRLAKSLDMRGFIDSFDITEDYNIIEATVPPRMVGKTIEEVKFRKKYNINVLTIIRMQETTNIFGKPHPKPVAVGVITPDTILEEEDILVLFGNLNDIEKLLAY; this is encoded by the coding sequence ATGAGATTTATTGTGATAGGATTAGGTTATTTTGGTTCTTCCCTTTCGGTTAAGTTAACCGAGATGGGACACGAAGTCATTGGGGTAGATCATGACATGGCCAAAGTTAACCTGCATAAAAATCACATCACGCATACGGTGTGTTTGGATGCAAAAGATATGGAGGCTTTGAAAACCTTACCTTTAAACGATACCGATATCGTTATTGTGGGCATTGGAGAAGATTTTGGGGGCTCCGTTATGGCGGTAGCCAATCTAAAACAGCTTAAAGTAAATAAGTTAATCAGCCGGTCTATCTCCCCGTTGCACCAAACCGTACTGGAAGCTATTGGGGTAGACCGGATTATCCGTCCGGAGCAGGAATACGCCGATCGGCTGGCCAAAAGCCTTGATATGCGCGGCTTTATCGACTCGTTTGATATAACGGAAGATTACAACATCATTGAGGCTACTGTTCCGCCCCGGATGGTTGGAAAAACCATAGAAGAAGTAAAATTTCGGAAGAAGTACAATATCAATGTACTTACTATTATTCGTATGCAAGAGACGACTAACATCTTTGGTAAACCGCATCCTAAACCAGTGGCCGTAGGCGTAATTACTCCGGATACCATTTTGGAAGAAGAAGATATATTAGTACTATTTGGCAATTTAAATGATATTGAAAAGTTACTAGCTTATTAG
- the nhaA gene encoding Na+/H+ antiporter NhaA: MTSLINLTSFKEFVKSGSAGGLLLMLFLIISLGIANSPLGSTFENFLAQEIGYHSEHLHLRYPVLLWINDGLMAIFFLLVGLEIKRELVEGELASFKQAILPVFAAIGGMLVPAGFYALVNSGTPTAPGWGIPMATDIAFAIGIISLLGSRVPVAVKLFLTALAIVDDLGAILVIALFYSTELHLEFLLYAGGIMVLLISFNLFGVKKLIFYLLPGALMWYFVHHSGVHATIAGVLTALTLPTTPDDTESPLEKLEHALTKPVNFFIMPLFALANTNIRLEPDMPEALAHPLGLGIVLGLFLGKPIGITLFSWLSLKLGLSSLPAGIRLRHLLGAGMLGGIGFTMSIFIALLSFDDIDLQAEAKFSILVASVLAGFIGFLFLQQLSKKQ; encoded by the coding sequence ATGACATCATTAATTAACCTGACTTCGTTTAAAGAATTTGTAAAATCCGGATCAGCGGGCGGCCTTCTTTTGATGCTGTTTTTGATCATTTCTTTGGGTATTGCTAACTCTCCTTTAGGTTCCACATTTGAAAATTTCTTAGCGCAGGAAATTGGCTATCACTCCGAGCACCTGCATTTACGCTACCCCGTGTTGCTCTGGATCAATGATGGTTTAATGGCCATTTTTTTTCTCTTAGTTGGATTAGAAATAAAACGGGAGTTAGTGGAAGGAGAACTAGCTTCTTTCAAACAAGCTATTCTCCCGGTGTTCGCCGCTATCGGGGGAATGCTCGTGCCAGCGGGATTCTACGCCTTGGTTAATAGTGGCACCCCCACCGCTCCGGGTTGGGGTATCCCCATGGCCACCGATATTGCTTTTGCTATTGGTATTATTTCACTATTAGGAAGTCGAGTACCTGTAGCCGTGAAGTTGTTTCTGACCGCCTTGGCCATCGTGGATGATCTAGGTGCCATCCTGGTTATTGCCCTGTTTTATTCCACGGAGTTGCATCTGGAATTCCTGTTGTACGCGGGGGGAATTATGGTTTTACTCATTAGCTTTAATTTATTCGGGGTTAAAAAACTCATCTTCTATTTGTTGCCCGGGGCCTTGATGTGGTATTTTGTTCATCATTCCGGGGTGCACGCTACGATTGCGGGAGTTTTAACGGCTTTAACCTTGCCCACCACGCCCGATGACACGGAATCTCCCCTAGAAAAATTAGAGCACGCGCTAACCAAGCCGGTAAACTTCTTCATCATGCCGCTGTTTGCGCTAGCGAACACCAACATCCGGTTGGAGCCGGATATGCCCGAGGCACTTGCTCATCCTTTGGGCTTAGGAATTGTGCTGGGACTGTTTCTGGGTAAACCCATTGGTATTACCTTGTTCTCGTGGCTCTCGTTAAAACTGGGCCTAAGTTCTTTACCAGCCGGTATCCGGTTGCGGCATTTACTGGGAGCCGGGATGTTGGGCGGTATCGGATTTACCATGTCCATCTTTATTGCTTTGTTATCATTTGATGATATTGATCTCCAAGCGGAAGCAAAGTTCTCGATTTTAGTGGCTTCGGTATTAGCGGGATTCATCGGTTTTTTGTTTCTCCAGCAACTCTCCAAAAAGCAGTAA
- a CDS encoding choice-of-anchor tandem repeat GloVer-containing protein produces the protein MTQMSGTYQCGTIFKMTPSGKITILKHLRDYYDGSYPQGSLTQGADGNFYGMANRGGNYYNGSIFKITPEGKFTVLHHFNFNYNEGAQPKGGLVQGADGSFYGMTQMKGKNNAGTIFKITATGTFTLLHHFNSATDGGTPYGNLVQGSNGQLYGMTTAGGKYKSGTVFSISPEGTFSVLRHFDPTSDGGKPCGSLIFGQDGYLFGLTSKGGQNKYGTAFKIALNGTFSILRHLSLSDGINPQGSLVLGRDGSAYGITANGGTKNLGTYFKITAAGVFSVISPLRQSLPFRHNSSLVPDEDGNFYGMAHKDGARGGGSIFKITVSGIVSVLAEFPDISNPLSPSGSLVQAQDGSYYGMAGTIFKTCNGNFSAVALFDPYTTGNSPAGDLIQGKDGNFYGMTSYGGTYYGGTIFKVTPAGILTVLHPFKTDTEGGKPYGSLVQGKDGNFYGMTSEGGTNPNEPGGTIFKMTPDGTFSVLKKLDSKIGSSPHGNLIQAQDGNFYGMTTYGGINKSGTIFKVTATGTYTVLHHFKAATDGRGPSGSLLQGRNGNLYGMTSTGGKGTDNAGTIFKISVGGIFTVLHDFDYTVDGGNPSADLVQGSDGSFYGMTSRGGTFNAGTIFKINSDGAFTVLRHFNPSSDGANPGGNLVVQKANPIAPSQNISVLANTAKPITLQASAPGSPLSYTIQSPPRHGTLTGSGANYTYLPQASFTGSDSFTFTATWGCQTSAVTTVAISVTGNQSSIPLSPVADTYVHNGSYADSNFGQAPALVVKGNQQNGYARSTYLKFSLEQVNSVRSAKLRIYGRNTENNNGITTAVFGIEPDNWTETGLTWHNAPLATTPALSTVAVTNQAQYYEWDVTSFVQTQLAGDRTVSLILQDVANQNRKLEFNSRENTLHPPQLLIESATVSTIRLNSGGNAVNTSMGSFSADAYFSGATSITTSTAAIANTQDDKLYQTTRKAEVTGGRFAYAVPVSNGTYTVKLHLVELAFTASGRRKFNVSAEGISWLTNYDIYAAAGGAKKAIVASKTIMVKDGMLNLNFVSLVDKASIAAIEVVPVTAGARQAVAETKESFPVQLYPNPATNRIRVKLPQPVPQISTYITDVTGVKYQYNTYQLLDTTTLEIPVSSLSLGVYMLYLQTGQDQQILKFIKQ, from the coding sequence ATGACTCAAATGTCAGGTACCTACCAATGCGGAACTATCTTTAAAATGACTCCTTCCGGCAAGATAACGATTCTAAAGCATCTCCGAGACTACTATGATGGAAGCTATCCTCAAGGAAGTTTAACGCAGGGTGCAGACGGCAACTTTTATGGCATGGCCAATAGAGGTGGTAATTATTATAATGGCTCCATCTTTAAAATTACTCCGGAAGGAAAATTTACTGTACTACATCATTTTAATTTTAATTACAACGAGGGCGCACAACCAAAAGGAGGCCTGGTGCAAGGTGCTGATGGTAGTTTCTACGGCATGACTCAAATGAAGGGCAAGAATAATGCTGGAACCATCTTTAAAATAACAGCAACCGGAACGTTTACCTTATTACACCATTTCAATTCTGCTACGGACGGTGGAACCCCGTATGGCAATTTGGTTCAAGGTTCCAATGGTCAGCTTTACGGTATGACTACAGCCGGGGGAAAATATAAAAGTGGAACTGTATTTAGTATCTCTCCGGAAGGCACCTTCTCCGTTTTACGGCATTTTGATCCGACCTCCGACGGAGGAAAGCCATGTGGTAGTTTAATATTTGGCCAGGATGGTTATTTGTTTGGGTTAACTTCTAAAGGAGGCCAAAACAAATACGGTACGGCATTTAAAATTGCTCTTAATGGCACCTTCTCCATTTTGCGGCATTTGAGCTTGTCGGATGGGATTAATCCGCAGGGTAGTTTAGTATTAGGCCGGGATGGGAGTGCCTACGGGATAACGGCTAATGGCGGCACCAAAAACCTGGGAACTTATTTTAAGATTACAGCAGCGGGGGTATTTTCTGTGATTAGTCCTTTACGTCAATCACTACCATTCCGACATAATAGCAGCTTGGTACCAGATGAAGACGGCAACTTTTACGGTATGGCCCATAAGGATGGGGCTCGGGGAGGTGGAAGTATTTTCAAAATAACTGTTTCCGGTATTGTTTCGGTGCTGGCTGAATTTCCGGATATTTCTAATCCTCTATCACCCAGTGGGAGCTTGGTCCAGGCCCAGGATGGAAGCTACTATGGGATGGCCGGTACGATCTTTAAAACGTGCAACGGGAACTTCTCCGCTGTAGCGCTTTTTGATCCTTATACAACCGGTAATTCGCCAGCGGGAGATTTAATTCAAGGCAAGGATGGCAATTTCTATGGCATGACGAGTTATGGCGGCACCTATTATGGCGGTACCATCTTTAAGGTTACCCCCGCAGGAATTCTAACGGTGCTTCATCCTTTTAAAACGGATACGGAGGGAGGAAAACCATACGGTAGTTTGGTGCAAGGGAAGGATGGCAATTTCTATGGCATGACCTCCGAAGGTGGCACCAATCCGAATGAGCCTGGTGGCACGATCTTTAAAATGACTCCGGACGGCACCTTCTCTGTATTGAAAAAACTTGATTCCAAAATAGGTTCAAGTCCTCATGGCAATTTAATCCAAGCCCAAGATGGTAATTTCTACGGCATGACTACATACGGAGGAATAAATAAAAGCGGCACCATCTTCAAGGTAACGGCAACCGGAACTTATACGGTACTGCATCATTTCAAGGCAGCGACGGATGGAAGGGGACCTTCCGGCAGTTTATTGCAAGGCCGGAATGGTAACCTCTATGGTATGACGTCCACGGGAGGGAAAGGGACAGACAATGCCGGCACTATCTTTAAGATTTCTGTTGGTGGTATTTTTACCGTGCTCCATGATTTTGATTATACCGTAGATGGGGGTAATCCTTCCGCAGACTTAGTACAGGGATCGGATGGTAGCTTTTACGGGATGACAAGTAGAGGCGGCACCTTCAACGCCGGCACGATTTTTAAAATCAATTCGGATGGTGCTTTTACCGTATTAAGGCACTTTAATCCCAGTAGTGATGGCGCTAACCCCGGCGGGAACCTGGTGGTTCAAAAAGCGAACCCAATTGCTCCTTCCCAGAATATTTCGGTTTTAGCTAACACCGCAAAACCTATTACGCTTCAAGCTTCCGCTCCGGGCTCACCCCTCTCCTACACAATTCAGAGTCCACCCAGGCACGGCACTTTGACCGGTTCCGGGGCCAATTACACCTACTTGCCCCAAGCGAGCTTTACCGGCAGTGATTCGTTTACCTTTACCGCGACCTGGGGTTGCCAAACCTCGGCGGTAACCACCGTAGCTATTTCGGTTACGGGGAACCAATCCTCAATTCCTTTGTCACCCGTTGCGGATACTTATGTGCATAATGGTAGCTATGCTGATTCCAACTTTGGGCAGGCTCCGGCTTTAGTAGTGAAGGGCAATCAGCAAAACGGTTATGCCCGTTCTACTTATTTAAAGTTTTCTTTGGAGCAGGTAAATAGTGTACGTTCGGCAAAACTGCGGATTTATGGCCGCAATACGGAAAACAACAATGGGATTACGACTGCCGTTTTCGGAATAGAGCCGGATAACTGGACCGAAACCGGCTTGACCTGGCACAATGCCCCGCTGGCCACTACTCCTGCTTTAAGTACCGTGGCGGTGACTAATCAAGCACAGTATTACGAATGGGATGTTACTAGTTTTGTACAAACGCAGCTAGCGGGTGATAGAACCGTAAGCCTGATACTGCAGGATGTAGCTAATCAGAACAGAAAACTGGAATTTAACAGTCGGGAGAATACCCTACATCCCCCTCAACTCCTGATCGAATCAGCCACGGTGAGTACCATTCGGTTGAACAGCGGCGGCAATGCGGTGAACACGAGTATGGGGAGTTTTAGTGCGGATGCTTACTTTAGCGGCGCCACTAGTATCACGACTTCTACCGCAGCTATTGCCAATACCCAAGATGATAAGCTCTACCAAACTACCCGCAAAGCGGAAGTAACTGGGGGCCGCTTTGCTTACGCAGTTCCTGTTAGTAATGGTACCTACACGGTAAAGCTGCACCTGGTAGAACTAGCATTTACTGCTAGTGGTCGGCGCAAGTTTAATGTAAGCGCGGAGGGAATAAGCTGGCTCACCAACTATGATATCTACGCTGCCGCGGGCGGTGCTAAAAAAGCCATCGTAGCTTCCAAGACCATCATGGTTAAAGATGGGATGCTCAATCTAAACTTTGTGTCCCTAGTGGATAAAGCCAGTATAGCTGCTATTGAGGTGGTGCCGGTAACCGCTGGAGCTCGCCAGGCAGTAGCCGAGACCAAAGAATCATTCCCTGTACAACTCTATCCCAACCCGGCAACCAATAGAATAAGAGTAAAGCTACCTCAACCCGTGCCGCAGATAAGCACCTACATTACGGATGTAACCGGAGTAAAATACCAGTACAACACCTATCAACTGCTTGATACGACCACCTTGGAAATACCCGTAAGCTCCCTATCACTGGGGGTATATATGTTATACCTGCAAACCGGGCAAGATCAACAGATCTTGAAGTTTATAAAGCAATAA
- a CDS encoding universal stress protein, producing MITIDAMMVCLDLSDIDEKLVAFTRSLCERLEVRKVYFVHNIKVYELSDDFKEWFGDVDLASEVEGNIQDIVAEHFGTITDHEILVSQEPNTEVILANLVKRYHIKLTILGKKMSNKSSGALGTKLLRVLPCSVLVFPETASLYIRKMLVPIDLSDTSVYAIRLSKNLSDQFGTQLEIMHVYRLPSQFFPLISEEKAVSKAEEVVKQKFADLQKRHQEIARIPYTLVRAANKSIAERITLHLEKGGHDLLVLGLKGNNPLPSLSLGSVPTELYNTNINVPLWLVYSGDVIK from the coding sequence ATGATCACGATTGACGCCATGATGGTCTGCCTGGACCTGAGCGACATTGACGAGAAGCTGGTTGCCTTTACCCGCTCCCTTTGCGAGCGACTGGAGGTGCGTAAAGTTTACTTTGTGCACAACATTAAAGTATATGAACTGAGCGATGATTTTAAAGAGTGGTTCGGAGACGTTGACCTGGCCAGTGAGGTGGAAGGTAATATCCAGGATATTGTGGCGGAGCATTTTGGCACCATTACCGACCATGAAATACTCGTTAGCCAAGAGCCAAACACCGAGGTAATACTTGCCAACCTGGTAAAACGCTATCATATCAAACTTACGATACTCGGAAAGAAGATGAGCAACAAAAGCTCCGGGGCTTTGGGCACAAAACTGTTGCGCGTACTGCCGTGCAGTGTGCTGGTTTTTCCCGAAACGGCTAGTCTTTACATACGAAAAATGCTGGTGCCAATAGATCTTTCTGATACCTCGGTGTACGCAATCCGTTTAAGTAAAAACCTTTCGGACCAATTCGGGACCCAGCTGGAGATTATGCACGTGTACCGCCTTCCTAGTCAGTTTTTTCCGTTAATCTCAGAGGAAAAAGCCGTTTCAAAAGCGGAAGAGGTGGTAAAACAGAAATTTGCTGATCTGCAGAAAAGGCACCAGGAGATCGCCCGGATTCCTTATACGTTAGTAAGAGCTGCCAATAAAAGTATAGCAGAACGCATTACCTTGCACTTGGAAAAAGGAGGTCATGATTTGCTGGTGCTGGGCTTAAAAGGCAATAACCCGCTGCCTTCGCTGAGCCTGGGCAGCGTGCCTACGGAGCTGTATAACACCAACATCAACGTGCCACTTTGGCTCGTATATTCAGGAGATGTTATTAAATAA
- a CDS encoding RNHCP domain-containing protein, which yields MKDTKKCPHCGQWSHWNQNPEDRCEHCRNPLDPITLNRQQAKYDLQQQEKQRFSLDLIRINPDDSWFIRFTKKVGLGFQLIFVAIITFFIWFIAFVAA from the coding sequence ATGAAAGATACGAAAAAATGCCCCCACTGCGGTCAATGGTCCCACTGGAATCAAAATCCTGAAGACCGGTGTGAACATTGTAGAAATCCGTTAGATCCCATTACTTTAAATCGGCAACAAGCTAAATACGACCTTCAGCAACAAGAAAAGCAGCGTTTTTCCCTTGATTTAATCCGGATTAATCCGGATGATTCTTGGTTTATTCGGTTCACTAAGAAAGTTGGATTAGGTTTTCAGCTGATATTTGTAGCCATCATTACTTTTTTTATATGGTTTATCGCGTTTGTGGCCGCCTAA